The following are encoded in a window of Alosa sapidissima isolate fAloSap1 chromosome 12, fAloSap1.pri, whole genome shotgun sequence genomic DNA:
- the LOC121678567 gene encoding 5-hydroxytryptamine receptor 3E-like: MEPIAQPLRRIPFHLREAVDKKIEELLRMDIIEKMELTEQSRAITTFAVHSGTYRYKRLLFGVSSVREQYQHEVATALAGIEGVANISDDIIVHAPDLYAVQTWRIEFLSWDPVECGTTVITVPRTTLWRPDVVINEFVDENKAPATYYVRVNYTGYVTDELPVGVKSSCNLNTYTFPFDVQRCTYSFNSYMFNADSVRLYFGKPVEEVLKRSKELMETLGEWELLNITSSKGDLIFEFGAWDKLTYHITLRRRATLYVVNLIIPSCLLITLDLFSFILPPQSVDRSAFKMTLILGYTVFLLLMNELLPVTGNTIPLLNVFFSICLALMVASLLETIVITNMLHNSRDLPPVPRWLRVLVLEVMARLVCLYRKKKDDGVIIFQNQASVVETKAGADAVDQSPAKDTASETVVELRELRRHVQAIHRHVSKGSQPDHKTEEWIHIGHVVDRFLFISYAIFITVSFITIIVIWIHWDNV; this comes from the exons ATGGAGCCCATAGCACAACCACTGAGACGGATACCCTTCCACCTGAGAGAGGCGGTCGACAAGAAGATAGAGGAGCTGCTAAGAATGGATATTATCGAGAAG ATGGAGCTCACAGAGCAGTCAAGGGCTATAACGACGTTCGCCGTGCACAGCGGAACATACCGCTACAAAAGACTCCTATTTGGGGTCTCATCTGTACGTGAGCAGTACCAACACGAAGTGGCGACGGCACTGGCTGGCATCGAAGGGGTGGCCAACATATCAGACGACATCATCGTCCACGCGCCTGACC TGTACGCTGTGCAGACGTGGAGGATTGAGTTTCTGAGTTGGGACCCAGTGGAGTGCGGCACCACTGTCATCACTGTGCCCCGAACAACGTTGTGGAGGCCAGATGTGGTGATCAATGAATT TGTGGATGAGAACAAGGCCCCTGCTACATATTACGTCCGAGTGAACTACACAGGCTACGTGACGGATGAATTGCCAGTAGGAGTAAAGAGCTCCTGCAATTTGAACACCTACACCTTCCCCTTTGACGTACAGAGGTGCACATACTCTTTCAACAGCTACATGTTCAATG CTGACTCTGTGCGGTTGTACTTTGGGAAGCCTGTGGAGGAGGTACTGAAGCGCTCCAAGGAGCTGATGGAGACCTTGGGAGAGTGGGAGCTGCTGAACATCACATCTTCCAAAGGAGATTTAATCTTCGAGTTCGGCGCCTGGGATAAACTCACCTACCAT ATTACCCTGAGACGGCGAGCCACCCTCTACGTGGTGAACCTGATCATCCCCAGCTGTTTACTCATCACACTGGACCTGTTCAGTTTCATCCTGCCCCCACAGAGTGTGGACCGATCCGCCTTCAAGATGACCCTCATTCTGGGCTACACCGTCTTCCTGCTCCTCATGAACGAGCTGCTGCCCGTCACTGGAAACACCATTCCACTCCTGA ATGTGTTTTTCTCCATCTGTCTGGCTCTCATGGTGGCTAGTCTACTGGAGACTATTGTCATCACCAACATGCTGCACAACTCCAGGGATTTACCCCCAGTGCCACGCTGGCTTAGGGTCCTCGTCCTAGAGGTGATGGCACGCCTCGTCTGCCTATACCGGAAGAAAAAGGATGATGGAGTCATCATTTTCCAAAATCAAG CCAGTGTTGTGGAGACTAAAGCTGGTGCTGATGCAGTGGACCAGTCCCCTGCTAAAGACACGGCCAGTGAGACGGTGGTGGAGCTGAGGGAGCTGAGGCGACACGTCCAGGCCATCCATCGGCACGTGTCCAAGGGCTCTCAGCCGGACCACAAGACAGAGGAGTGGATCCACATTGGCCACGTCGTCGACCGTTTCCTGTTCATCTCCTACGCCATCTTCATCACTGTCAGCTTCATCACCATCATCGTCATATGGATCCACTGGGACAATGTTTAG